The Podospora bellae-mahoneyi strain CBS 112042 chromosome 7, whole genome shotgun sequence genome includes a window with the following:
- the RRI1 gene encoding COP9 signalosome catalytic subunit rri1 (MEROPS:MER0122119; BUSCO:EOG09263RDD; EggNog:ENOG503NUK7; COG:O; COG:T) — MELPLTDKLTSNHLDALYSYTHFTSNQPPSHTGDHASKPWVQDPQYFKSVRISPVALLKMVMHARSGGSLEVMGMMQGFIDRSTFVVTDAFRLPVEGTETRVNAQGEADEYLVQYLSGCREESRQENVVGWYHSHPGYGCWLSGIDVETQKLQQLQGPMVAIVVDPDRTVAGGKVDIGAFRTFPENYTGGSGSGGSGGGGDKSVPLGKMEDFGAHASKYYALEVEHFKSTLDNKLLDALWNKYWVGTLAGNPLLTNRDFASSQMRDLGGKVREVVGGSGGRQGGGRLAGTGVPLGGGGGGGGGGSSSKARGQDLDKIIRDVGQVVVKERAGLMAAEVKESIFGGLRERAKMGGCGCKHE; from the exons ATGG AACTCCCACTCACCGACAAGCTCACCTCCAACCACCTCGACGCCCTCTACTCGTACACGCACTTCACCTcgaaccaacccccctcccacacagGCGACCACGCGTCCAAACCCTGGGTGCAAGACCCCCAGTACTTCAAATCCGTCCGCATCTCCCCCGTCGCGCTCCTCAAGATGGTCATGCACGCCCGCTCGGGCGGCTCGCTCGAGGTGATGGGCATGATGCAAGGCTTCATCGACCGGTCGACCTTTGTCGTCACGGACGCGTTCCGCCTGCCGGTCGAGGGGACAGAGACGAGAGTGAATGCGCAGGGGGAGGCGGACGAGTATCTGGTTCAGTATCTGAGCGGGTGCAGGGAGGAGAGCAGGCAGGAGAATGTGGTTGGGTGGTATCACTCGCACCCGGGGTACGGGTGTTGGCTGAGCGGGATTGACGTTGAGACGCAGAAGCTGCAGCAGCTGCAGGGACCAATGGTGGCGATTGTGGTTGATCCTGACCGGACAGTggcgggggggaaggtggatATTGGGGCTTTTAGGACTTTTCCGGAGAATTATACTGGAGGGTCTGGGTCGGGAGGgtcagggggaggaggggataaGAGTGTGCcgttggggaagatggaggatTTTGGAGCGCATGCGAGTAAATATTATGCTTTGGAGGTGGAGCATTTCAAGAGCACGTTGGATAATAAGCTGTTGGATGCGCTGTGGAATAAGTATTGGGTTGGGACGCTGGCGGGGAATCCGTTGTTGACGAATAGGGATTTTGCGAGTAGTCAGAtgagggatttgggggggaaggtgagggaggttgttgggggttcTGGGGGGAGgcagggtggtgggaggttggcggggacgggggttccgttgggtggtggtggtggtggtggtggtgggggaagCTCGTCGAAGGCACGGGGGCAGGATCTGGACAAGATTATTCGGGATGTAGGGCAGGTTGTCGTTAAGGAGAGGGCCGGGCTGATGGCAgcggaggtgaaggagagtatttttggggggttgagggagagggcgaagatggggggttgtgggtgtAAGCATGAGTAG